In uncultured Cohaesibacter sp., a genomic segment contains:
- a CDS encoding iron transporter, translating into MNKTYLLASAAAMTILATLPAKAEFKEYPIGEAVEVNTLEVAAVYLNPIDMEPRGIDLPASQADIHLEADIHAAKGNENGFGAGEWVPYLTVSYRLENADTGKVLTGNLMPMVAIDGPHYGSNIKMAGAGNYKLTFHIDAPSRQGFGRHTDEDSGVGKWFQPFDADYEFNFVPLK; encoded by the coding sequence ATGAACAAGACATATCTGTTGGCCTCAGCCGCTGCAATGACCATACTGGCAACGCTTCCTGCCAAGGCCGAATTCAAGGAATATCCGATCGGTGAGGCCGTTGAGGTCAATACCCTGGAAGTTGCCGCTGTCTATCTTAACCCGATTGACATGGAACCACGCGGCATCGACCTGCCGGCTTCGCAGGCAGATATCCATCTCGAAGCTGATATCCATGCAGCCAAGGGCAATGAAAACGGCTTTGGTGCCGGTGAATGGGTTCCTTATCTCACCGTTTCCTACCGTCTTGAAAATGCCGATACCGGCAAGGTTCTGACCGGCAACCTGATGCCGATGGTCGCTATCGATGGTCCGCATTACGGCTCCAATATCAAGATGGCCGGTGCAGGCAACTACAAGCTCACCTTCCACATCGATGCCCCTTCCCGTCAGGGTTTTGGTCGCCACACCGATGAAGACAGCGGCGTTGGCAAATGGTTCCAGCCGTTCGATGCGGATTATGAGTTCAACTTTGTTCCTCTGAAATAG